Genomic window (Caldinitratiruptor microaerophilus):
GTGATCGAGGCCTACCTGGGCGAAGAGGAGGCGGCGGGTTAGTGGCACTCCTGGAAGTCGACGACCTCACCGTCACCTACGGCGCCATCCGGGGCGTGAGCGGCATCTCCCTGACGGTGGAGGAGGGGGAGGTCGTCGCCCTCATCGGGGCGAACGGCGCCGGCAAGACGACCACGCTGCGCGCCATCTCCCGCCTCGTGCCGTCCCGGGGGTCGATCCGGTTCGCCGGCCGGGACCTGACCCGCCTTCGCCCGCACGAGGTGACCGCCCTGGGCGTGGTCCACGTGCCTGAAGGGCGCGGCATCTTCCCCCGCCTGACCGTGATGGAGAACCTCGAGCTGGCCACGTGGACCCGGCGGCGGGACCGCGAGGGGATCCGGCGCGACCTCCGGCGCGTGTTCGACCTCTTCCCCCGCCTGGAGGAGCGGCGCGACCAGGTGGCCAACACGCTGAGCGGCGGCGAGCAGCAGATGCTCGCCCTCGGCCGGGCGCTCATGACCCGGGGCCGGCTCATGCTCCTTGACGAGCCCTCCATGGGCCTCGCGCCGGTCCTGGTCAAGGAGATCTTCTCCGTGATCCAGGAGATCAGCGCTTCCGGCACGACCATCCTCCTGGTCGAGCAGAACGCCCACTTCGCCCTCAAGATCGCCCGGCGCGGCTACGTGCTCGAGACGGGCTCCATCGTGCTCTCCGGCCCTGCCGGGGCCGTGGCGGCGAACCCGCGGGTGAAGGCGGCGTACCTGGGGGCGTAGCGGGCGGACCGCTCCTCCGGGACGCGCAGACCCGGCGCCTGTCTCCTGTCAGGTCGCCGGGTCTTTGCGCTGGCCGGTCCCTGATGACGCCTGCACGGGCGTCAACTGCCGGCGTTCACGCCGGCTTCCGTGCGCGTCAAGGCCGTCTCAGCGTCACCTCATAAGCCTCCGGGGCCAGTTGCCGGCTCTCGAAGCCGAAACCGCGCACGCGGGCAAGCCGCTTCAGGTTCTCGACCGACCCCGGCTGCCCCACCACCACGGTCAGGTCCCCCTTCACCGCGGTCAGCGCCTGCTTGACCTGGTGCATCGCGTCCGGGACGTCCAGGCCGCGGCGCGGGTCCTTCGGTTGCCCCCGGGTATCGAGCCGGTTTCCGACGAGATTGAGCCTCGGCCGGTACTCCCGCTTGAGCTCCGCCTCGGCCGCCGCCCACTCCGCTTCGGTCAGGCCGGCCCGGCCGAACAGCACGCAGTGGCAGGTGCCCTTCGCCTCGATGTCGGCCAGGGCGAAGTGGCACGGGCAGAGGAGCTTGCGGTCGAACGCCGGGTCGCCGGTCGGCTCGAAGCACGGGCAGTACTGGTTGCCGTACAGGTCCCGGTTCTCCTCGATCCAGATCTTCAGGTTCGTGTAGAACATCCGGTGGGGATTCACCTGCAGGCCCTTCGCCTGCGCATACCTGCGGATCCACTCGTCGTCCCTCTTCAGCCGGTGCCGGTACTTCCACCAGCCGGCGAGGAAGTCACGGTACATCCGCAGGTTGGCCACTAGCCTCCGAAACAACACAACACCTCCCCCTGTGGCTGTGGGACCGGCCGCCCACGATTTTACGGCTCGCACACCGGGGAGGCACTCCTTGTCAGGGCCCATGTGGCGAGCATATACCCCATGGGGTTTCTTCCTCGTGTGAAGGGCCCTCCGGACGCCGTCGGTCGGATTTCGGTCAAGGCCACCCCGCCCGCGGATTGACCACCCGTCTCGGCCACTACCCTGACGCGCAGTTCCAGGCGTGTAACCCGCCCCGATCAGCCAGCCCAGAATGCCACCCGCGTGGCCACCCCGGCCGGGTGAGCCCGCCGTTCTGTTACAATTACCAGAATCATCTGGATATACCGGCCGGAGTTCCCGGCTTCTCCTCGCAGGATCGCCAGGCGCCGGCCGGCGAGGCTCCTCCGGACCACGGGCGTGCAGAAGTTCCAGCCGCGCTCCTGATGCACGGAAGCATACCTCGATGCTTCGCGACATCGAGGCCACGCTCCCGACAGCAGCCATCTGCGATCGGGACGCCCGGAAGAAAAGGTCTGATGGGGGATGTGTCGAAAAGGTGGGTCGTATGGCACGGCCCTTGCGAATGTACCAATGTGATCCACCGAATCTTCGGGGTTCCACGGAGGAACGGTGAACGGCATGGGAAACGGACGGGCTGCCTCGGAGGCGACCGGGGGCAGGAGGTCGTGGTGATCCGGCTTCACGGCGACCTGGCACGTGCGGCGGGCGAACACACGGCGCGGTTGAGCCTCGAGAGCCCCCTGACGGTCCGGGAGGTGGTGACGGTGCTACGAGGTCTGTACCCCGGGCTGGGCGTCGGGCTGGACGGCCGCGCCGGCCGCGTGGTGGTCCTGCGCAACCGGCTCCCGTGCCTCCTGGACGATCCGGTGACCGACGGCGATCTCCTGGACCTCATTCCGGAAGAGCCCTGACGCCCAGGCGGCGGCGCACGAGCGGAGGAGGCTGATACGGCCAGCACACGCGGATGAAGCCCGCGATGGGGGAGAGGCTCGGGGTGAGCGACGTCAAGGTGCGCCTCGAAGGGGTGCGCAAGGAGTACGGACCGGTGCAGGCGGTCCGCGGCGTCGACCTGGAGGTGAGGCGAGGGGAGTTCCTCACCCTTCTGGGGCCGAGCGGCTGCGGCAAGACCACTACCCTGATGATGATCGCCGGATTCGAGCGGCCCACGGCCGGACGGATCTTCATCGACGGCGAGGACGTCACCGACCTCGCCCCCTTCGAGCGGAACGTCAACACCGTGTTTCAGAACTACGCCCTGTTCCCGCACATGCGGGTGTTCGACAACGTCGCCTTCGGGCTGAGGGTCCGCCGCCTCCCCGAGAAGGAGATCCGCGAGCGGGTCCACCGGGCCCTCGCCCTGGTGCAGCTTGACGGCTACGCGGCCCGCTGGCCCCGGATGCTCTCCGGCGGGCAGCAGCAGCGCGTCGCGCTCGCCCGGGCGATCGTGCTCGAGCCGCAGGTCCTGCTGCTGGACGAACCGCTCGGCGCCCTGGACCTCAAGCTCCGCAAGGAGATGCAGATCGAGCTGAAGCGGCTGCAGAAGCACCTGGGCATCACCTTCATCTACGTGACCCACGACCAGGAAGAAGCCCTGACCATGTCCGACCGCATCGTGGTGATGCACGACGGCCGGATCGAGCAGATCGGTCCCCCGCACGAGATCTACGAGCGGCCCCACACGCGCTTCGTGGCCGGCTTCATCGGGGAGACGAACCTCCTCGAGGCGGAGGTGGCGCCCGCAGGCGGCCTGCACCTCCTCGGGGTCCGGGTGCCCGTGCCGACGGAGTCGCTCGCCCCGGGCTCCCGCGTCGAGGTCTCACTGCGGCCGGAGCGCATCCGCCCGGCGAATGGCGAGTCGCCGTACGCGGTCGAGGTGCGGGTCACCGACCGGATCTACGTCGGGGCGTCGATCCGCCTCCTCGCCCGCGGACCCGGCGAGCGTCTACTTGTCATCAGCGGGCCGGCCGGCTCCTCGCTGAGCGACGCGCTTCCGGGCCAGGCGATCCGGGTGACCTGGGACCCGGCGGACTGCGTGGTGGTGACGTCATGATCCTGAGGCTCCTGCGGCGCAGCCCCGCGCTCCGGACGCTGGCGGCCGTGGGGCCGGCCGCGCTGTGGCTCGGGGTCTTCCAGCTCGTGCCCCTCGTGCTGGTGGTGGTCGTCTCGCTGGCGTCGCGCGGGGCCCACGGCGGCATCGAGTGGGAGTGGGGTCTGCACAACTACGCGCGGTTCCTCGAGCCCCTCTACCTGGGTGTCCTCGGCGAGTCGCTCCTGACCGGCACGCTCGTGACCCTGATCAGCCTCGTGGTCGGGTACCCGTTCGCCTACTACGTGGCGGGGCGGCCGCCCGAGACCCGCAACCTCCTCCTGGTGCTGGTCGTGATCCCCTTCTGGACCAACATGTTGCTGCGCACCTACGGCTGGATGGTCATCCTCCGCAGCAACGGAGTCCTCAACACGGCGCTGCAGGCCCTGGGGCTCACCGACCGCCCGCTGGAACTCCTGTACACCCGGGGCGCGTCGATCCTGGGGCTCGTCTACGTGCTCCTCCCCTTCATGGTCCTGCCCCTGTACGCCAGCATCGAGAAGTTCGACCGCTCGCTCCTGCGGGCCGCCTACGACCTGGGCGCGCGCCCGGCCCGGGCCTTCCTGCAGGTGACGCTGCCCATGACCCTGCCGGGGGTCGTGGCCGGCTCGATCCTGGTCTTCGTGCCGTCGACGGGCCTGTTCTACGTCAGCGACCTGATGGGCGGCGCCAAGACGGTGCTGATCGGGAACCTCATCCAGCGCCAGTTCACCCAGGCCCGCAACTGGCCGTTCGGGGCGGCCGCCGCGGTGGTGCTGATGGCGGTGAGCCTGGCGCTGATCCTCCTGTACCTGCGTCTGTTCGGCAGGCGGGAAGGGGAGTCGCTGCTGTGAGCGCCGTCCGCGCGGTCCGGAGGAGGCGGTGGGGCCACGGCCGGTCGGGCGAATGGCTCCTGAGGGTCCACGCCGGACTGGTGTACCTGTTCCTGTACGCGCCGATCGCCGTCCTCGTGGTCTTCTCCTTCAACAGGTCGCGGCTTGGCGTGAACCTGACCGGATTCACGCTTCAGTGGTACGCCGCCCTGGCGAAGAACGACCGCATCCTGGAGGCGGCGTGGAACAGCCTGGTCGTGGCCGTGGTGGCCACGCTCGCCTCCACGGCCCTCGGGACACTGACGGCCTTCGCGTTCGCCCGCCACCGCTTTGCCGGCAAGACCTTCCTGGAGGGCCTCATCTACGTGCCGATCATCCTGCCGGAGATCATCATGGGCATCTCGCTCCTGGTGCTCTTCAGCTCGATCGGCCTCCGGCTGGGGCTCCTGAC
Coding sequences:
- a CDS encoding ABC transporter permease → MILRLLRRSPALRTLAAVGPAALWLGVFQLVPLVLVVVVSLASRGAHGGIEWEWGLHNYARFLEPLYLGVLGESLLTGTLVTLISLVVGYPFAYYVAGRPPETRNLLLVLVVIPFWTNMLLRTYGWMVILRSNGVLNTALQALGLTDRPLELLYTRGASILGLVYVLLPFMVLPLYASIEKFDRSLLRAAYDLGARPARAFLQVTLPMTLPGVVAGSILVFVPSTGLFYVSDLMGGAKTVLIGNLIQRQFTQARNWPFGAAAAVVLMAVSLALILLYLRLFGRREGESLL
- a CDS encoding MoaD/ThiS family protein, with protein sequence MIRLHGDLARAAGEHTARLSLESPLTVREVVTVLRGLYPGLGVGLDGRAGRVVVLRNRLPCLLDDPVTDGDLLDLIPEEP
- a CDS encoding ferredoxin-thioredoxin reductase catalytic domain-containing protein, whose amino-acid sequence is MFRRLVANLRMYRDFLAGWWKYRHRLKRDDEWIRRYAQAKGLQVNPHRMFYTNLKIWIEENRDLYGNQYCPCFEPTGDPAFDRKLLCPCHFALADIEAKGTCHCVLFGRAGLTEAEWAAAEAELKREYRPRLNLVGNRLDTRGQPKDPRRGLDVPDAMHQVKQALTAVKGDLTVVVGQPGSVENLKRLARVRGFGFESRQLAPEAYEVTLRRP
- a CDS encoding ABC transporter ATP-binding protein; the protein is MSDVKVRLEGVRKEYGPVQAVRGVDLEVRRGEFLTLLGPSGCGKTTTLMMIAGFERPTAGRIFIDGEDVTDLAPFERNVNTVFQNYALFPHMRVFDNVAFGLRVRRLPEKEIRERVHRALALVQLDGYAARWPRMLSGGQQQRVALARAIVLEPQVLLLDEPLGALDLKLRKEMQIELKRLQKHLGITFIYVTHDQEEALTMSDRIVVMHDGRIEQIGPPHEIYERPHTRFVAGFIGETNLLEAEVAPAGGLHLLGVRVPVPTESLAPGSRVEVSLRPERIRPANGESPYAVEVRVTDRIYVGASIRLLARGPGERLLVISGPAGSSLSDALPGQAIRVTWDPADCVVVTS
- a CDS encoding ABC transporter ATP-binding protein; translation: MALLEVDDLTVTYGAIRGVSGISLTVEEGEVVALIGANGAGKTTTLRAISRLVPSRGSIRFAGRDLTRLRPHEVTALGVVHVPEGRGIFPRLTVMENLELATWTRRRDREGIRRDLRRVFDLFPRLEERRDQVANTLSGGEQQMLALGRALMTRGRLMLLDEPSMGLAPVLVKEIFSVIQEISASGTTILLVEQNAHFALKIARRGYVLETGSIVLSGPAGAVAANPRVKAAYLGA
- a CDS encoding ABC transporter permease; its protein translation is MSAVRAVRRRRWGHGRSGEWLLRVHAGLVYLFLYAPIAVLVVFSFNRSRLGVNLTGFTLQWYAALAKNDRILEAAWNSLVVAVVATLASTALGTLTAFAFARHRFAGKTFLEGLIYVPIILPEIIMGISLLVLFSSIGLRLGLLTVAIAHITFSMSFVFVVVQARLHDFDRNLERAAMDLGADEWQTFWKVTFPLVFPGILAGALLAFTLSVDDVIVTFFTTGPGATTLPLQVYSMVKFGVSPEINALSTVMLAVTMSLIVLAERLQRRKISGGL